One Pseudochaenichthys georgianus chromosome 4, fPseGeo1.2, whole genome shotgun sequence DNA window includes the following coding sequences:
- the tcf3b gene encoding transcription factor 3b isoform X1, which yields MNEQQQRMAAVGTDKELNDLLDFSAVVSAQDNSILHSWHAKMFAPPVANGKNRTMTLASSQFGGSAIDERSGSGSWGSTEQNSPSFSQGRGYGEGPHYNEHEGLSSPFISAGVAGKNERPPYPPFGSQPGFHPSEIAMPSPDAMSPSGLKSGSQFYPSYPNNPRRRPPDAGIETQPKKIRKPPGLPSSVYASTSGDEYARDNGGYPGAKPGAVYPGSFYMQEDPWSSSGYSAMLGNSPHIGQPGSFSAINPQDRMKRHPLPLSPQNYPLHGSEVNGFHSAPTTYNHTPTINGEGIMANRGTAGSSGDEIGKALASIYPSDHNSNNFPSAPSTPGSPQAIAGAQSQWQRPTTPNYEAQPHTLQSKLEDRLEEAIHVLRSHAVGQGLEGAPDIHSLLSSVHNGALGGLSAAFPNASLALSNRHPAMQGGKQDEASGLPPSSTLPHGHHASGPTPPGGQPEGFTSLPGGLARSTHSSSSSDIKREDKEDDENSSADKSDDEKKEAKAARNRRREALTLQMLSSLTDTKDDSLDEEEDDEDLPPEVKIEREKERRVANNARERLRVRDINEAFKELGKMCQMHLSHDKPQTKLLILHQAVNVILNLEQQVRERNLNPKAACLKRREEEKVSGIGEAAMQLSGGHPSMGGDGHNPVGHM from the exons ATGTTCGCGCCTCCAGTAGCCAATGGGAAGAACAGGACGATGACGCTCGCCAGCAGTCAGTTCGGTGGATCAG CGATAGACGAGCGCAGCGGCTCTGGGTCTTGGGGCTCGACAGAACAGAACAGCCCCTCTTTCAGCCAAGGACGG GGTTATGGTGAAGGTCCCCACTACAATGAACATGAAGGCCTGTCCTCTCCGTTCATCAGTGCAGGGGTTGCAG GTAAAAATGAGAGGCCACCTTACCCTCCCTTTGGAAGCCAG CCTGGTTTTCATCCCAGCGAAATAGCGATGCCCAGCCCAGATGCCATGTCCCCCTCTGGCCTGAAATCCGGCTCCCAGTTTTACCCGTCGTACCCCAACAACCCCAGGAGAAGACCGCCTGACGCAGGTATAG AAACCCAGCCAAAGAAGATTCGGAAACCCCCTGGCCTGCCGTCTTCG GTGTATGCTTCCACATCTGGTGATGAGTATGCAAGAGACAATGGAGGATATCCCGGTGCTAAGCCTGGAGCCGTCTACCCTGGCTCTTTCTATATGCAAG AAGACCCCTGGTCGTCTTCTGGCTACTCCGCCATGCTGGGTAACTCTCCTCACATCGGACAGCCAGGCTCCTTCTCTGCAATCAACCCACAGGACAGGATG AAGCGTCATCCCCTGCCTCTGTCCCCACAGAACTATCCTCTTCACGGTAGCGAAGTCAACGGCTTCCACTCGGCCCCCACCACCTACAACCACACGCCCACCATCAACGGAGAAGGCATCATGG CCAACCGAGGCACAGCTGGCAGTTCAGGAGACGAAATTGGGAAGGCTCTTGCCTCA ATTTACCCGTCGGACCACAACAGTAATAACTTCCCCTCAGCTCCATCTACTCCTGGATCTCCTCAGGCTATTGCCG GAGCTCAGTCTCAGTGGCAAAGACCAACCACACCCAACTATGaagcacaaccacacacactg CAAAGTAAATTGGAGGATCGTTTGGAGGAGGCCATCCATGTTCTGCGCAGCCATGCTGTGGGCCAGGGCTTAGAGGGCGCTCCCGATATACACAGCCTGCTGTCCTCGGTACACAACGGGGCCCTCGGGGGCCTCTCTGCAGCTTTCCCCAATGCTAGCCTCGCCCTCAGCAACAGACATCCTGCTATG CAGGGAGGGAAACAAGACGAGGCTTCAGGCCTTCCTCCCAGCAGCACTCTTCCTCACGGGCATCACGCATCCGGACCCACACCGCCCGGGGGCCAGCCCGAAGGCTTCACCA GTCTCCCTGGTGGTTTGGCGCGCTCCACGCACTCCTCCAGCAGCTCAGACATCAAAAGAGAAGACAAAGAGGATGATGAAAACTCATCTGCAGACAAATCCGACGATGAAAAGAAGGAAGCCAAGGCAGCGCGCAATCGACG AAGGGAGGCGTTGACCCTCCAGATGCTCTCTAGCCTTACAGACACGAAAGATGA TAGTCTggatgaagaagaggatgatGAGGACCTTCCCCCTGAAGTGAAGATAGAGCGTGAGAAGGAGCGGCGAGTGGCTAACAATGCCCGCGAGCGCCTCAGAGTACGGGACATCAACGAGGCATTTAAGGAGCTTGGGAAGATGTGCCAGATGCACCTAAGCCACGACAAACCTCAGACCAAACTGCTCATACTGCACCAAGCcgtcaacgtcatcctcaattTAGAACAGCAAGTCAGAG AGCGTAACCTGAACCCCAAGGCAGCGTGTTTAAAACGCCGTGAGGAGGAGAAGGTGTCCGGGATCGGGGAAGCGGCCATGCAGCTCTCAGGAGGCCATCCTAGTATGGGAGGAGACGGCCACAACCCAGTGGGTCACATGTAA
- the tcf3b gene encoding transcription factor 3b isoform X2, with product MNEQQQRMAAVGTDKELNDLLDFSAVVSAQDNSILHSWHAKMFAPPVANGKNRTMTLASSQFGGSAIDERSGSGSWGSTEQNSPSFSQGRGYGEGPHYNEHEGLSSPFISAGVAGKNERPPYPPFGSQPGFHPSEIAMPSPDAMSPSGLKSGSQFYPSYPNNPRRRPPDAGIETQPKKIRKPPGLPSSVYASTSGDEYARDNGGYPGAKPGAVYPGSFYMQEDPWSSSGYSAMLGNSPHIGQPGSFSAINPQDRMKRHPLPLSPQNYPLHGSEVNGFHSAPTTYNHTPTINGEGIMANRGTAGSSGDEIGKALASIYPSDHNSNNFPSAPSTPGSPQAIAGAQSQWQRPTTPNYEAQPHTLQSKLEDRLEEAIHVLRSHAVGQGLEGAPDIHSLLSSVHNGALGGLSAAFPNASLALSNRHPAMGGKQDEASGLPPSSTLPHGHHASGPTPPGGQPEGFTSLPGGLARSTHSSSSSDIKREDKEDDENSSADKSDDEKKEAKAARNRRREALTLQMLSSLTDTKDDSLDEEEDDEDLPPEVKIEREKERRVANNARERLRVRDINEAFKELGKMCQMHLSHDKPQTKLLILHQAVNVILNLEQQVRERNLNPKAACLKRREEEKVSGIGEAAMQLSGGHPSMGGDGHNPVGHM from the exons ATGTTCGCGCCTCCAGTAGCCAATGGGAAGAACAGGACGATGACGCTCGCCAGCAGTCAGTTCGGTGGATCAG CGATAGACGAGCGCAGCGGCTCTGGGTCTTGGGGCTCGACAGAACAGAACAGCCCCTCTTTCAGCCAAGGACGG GGTTATGGTGAAGGTCCCCACTACAATGAACATGAAGGCCTGTCCTCTCCGTTCATCAGTGCAGGGGTTGCAG GTAAAAATGAGAGGCCACCTTACCCTCCCTTTGGAAGCCAG CCTGGTTTTCATCCCAGCGAAATAGCGATGCCCAGCCCAGATGCCATGTCCCCCTCTGGCCTGAAATCCGGCTCCCAGTTTTACCCGTCGTACCCCAACAACCCCAGGAGAAGACCGCCTGACGCAGGTATAG AAACCCAGCCAAAGAAGATTCGGAAACCCCCTGGCCTGCCGTCTTCG GTGTATGCTTCCACATCTGGTGATGAGTATGCAAGAGACAATGGAGGATATCCCGGTGCTAAGCCTGGAGCCGTCTACCCTGGCTCTTTCTATATGCAAG AAGACCCCTGGTCGTCTTCTGGCTACTCCGCCATGCTGGGTAACTCTCCTCACATCGGACAGCCAGGCTCCTTCTCTGCAATCAACCCACAGGACAGGATG AAGCGTCATCCCCTGCCTCTGTCCCCACAGAACTATCCTCTTCACGGTAGCGAAGTCAACGGCTTCCACTCGGCCCCCACCACCTACAACCACACGCCCACCATCAACGGAGAAGGCATCATGG CCAACCGAGGCACAGCTGGCAGTTCAGGAGACGAAATTGGGAAGGCTCTTGCCTCA ATTTACCCGTCGGACCACAACAGTAATAACTTCCCCTCAGCTCCATCTACTCCTGGATCTCCTCAGGCTATTGCCG GAGCTCAGTCTCAGTGGCAAAGACCAACCACACCCAACTATGaagcacaaccacacacactg CAAAGTAAATTGGAGGATCGTTTGGAGGAGGCCATCCATGTTCTGCGCAGCCATGCTGTGGGCCAGGGCTTAGAGGGCGCTCCCGATATACACAGCCTGCTGTCCTCGGTACACAACGGGGCCCTCGGGGGCCTCTCTGCAGCTTTCCCCAATGCTAGCCTCGCCCTCAGCAACAGACATCCTGCTATG GGAGGGAAACAAGACGAGGCTTCAGGCCTTCCTCCCAGCAGCACTCTTCCTCACGGGCATCACGCATCCGGACCCACACCGCCCGGGGGCCAGCCCGAAGGCTTCACCA GTCTCCCTGGTGGTTTGGCGCGCTCCACGCACTCCTCCAGCAGCTCAGACATCAAAAGAGAAGACAAAGAGGATGATGAAAACTCATCTGCAGACAAATCCGACGATGAAAAGAAGGAAGCCAAGGCAGCGCGCAATCGACG AAGGGAGGCGTTGACCCTCCAGATGCTCTCTAGCCTTACAGACACGAAAGATGA TAGTCTggatgaagaagaggatgatGAGGACCTTCCCCCTGAAGTGAAGATAGAGCGTGAGAAGGAGCGGCGAGTGGCTAACAATGCCCGCGAGCGCCTCAGAGTACGGGACATCAACGAGGCATTTAAGGAGCTTGGGAAGATGTGCCAGATGCACCTAAGCCACGACAAACCTCAGACCAAACTGCTCATACTGCACCAAGCcgtcaacgtcatcctcaattTAGAACAGCAAGTCAGAG AGCGTAACCTGAACCCCAAGGCAGCGTGTTTAAAACGCCGTGAGGAGGAGAAGGTGTCCGGGATCGGGGAAGCGGCCATGCAGCTCTCAGGAGGCCATCCTAGTATGGGAGGAGACGGCCACAACCCAGTGGGTCACATGTAA
- the tcf3b gene encoding transcription factor 3b isoform X5 yields MNEQQQRMAAVGTDKELNDLLDFSAVVSAQDNSILHSWHAKMFAPPVANGKNRTMTLASSQFGGSAIDERSGSGSWGSTEQNSPSFSQGRGYGEGPHYNEHEGLSSPFISAGVAGKNERPPYPPFGSQPGFHPSEIAMPSPDAMSPSGLKSGSQFYPSYPNNPRRRPPDAGIETQPKKIRKPPGLPSSVYASTSGDEYARDNGGYPGAKPGAVYPGSFYMQEDPWSSSGYSAMLGNSPHIGQPGSFSAINPQDRMNYPLHGSEVNGFHSAPTTYNHTPTINGEGIMANRGTAGSSGDEIGKALASIYPSDHNSNNFPSAPSTPGSPQAIAGAQSQWQRPTTPNYEAQPHTLQSKLEDRLEEAIHVLRSHAVGQGLEGAPDIHSLLSSVHNGALGGLSAAFPNASLALSNRHPAMQGGKQDEASGLPPSSTLPHGHHASGPTPPGGQPEGFTSLPGGLARSTHSSSSSDIKREDKEDDENSSADKSDDEKKEAKAARNRRREALTLQMLSSLTDTKDDSLDEEEDDEDLPPEVKIEREKERRVANNARERLRVRDINEAFKELGKMCQMHLSHDKPQTKLLILHQAVNVILNLEQQVRERNLNPKAACLKRREEEKVSGIGEAAMQLSGGHPSMGGDGHNPVGHM; encoded by the exons ATGTTCGCGCCTCCAGTAGCCAATGGGAAGAACAGGACGATGACGCTCGCCAGCAGTCAGTTCGGTGGATCAG CGATAGACGAGCGCAGCGGCTCTGGGTCTTGGGGCTCGACAGAACAGAACAGCCCCTCTTTCAGCCAAGGACGG GGTTATGGTGAAGGTCCCCACTACAATGAACATGAAGGCCTGTCCTCTCCGTTCATCAGTGCAGGGGTTGCAG GTAAAAATGAGAGGCCACCTTACCCTCCCTTTGGAAGCCAG CCTGGTTTTCATCCCAGCGAAATAGCGATGCCCAGCCCAGATGCCATGTCCCCCTCTGGCCTGAAATCCGGCTCCCAGTTTTACCCGTCGTACCCCAACAACCCCAGGAGAAGACCGCCTGACGCAGGTATAG AAACCCAGCCAAAGAAGATTCGGAAACCCCCTGGCCTGCCGTCTTCG GTGTATGCTTCCACATCTGGTGATGAGTATGCAAGAGACAATGGAGGATATCCCGGTGCTAAGCCTGGAGCCGTCTACCCTGGCTCTTTCTATATGCAAG AAGACCCCTGGTCGTCTTCTGGCTACTCCGCCATGCTGGGTAACTCTCCTCACATCGGACAGCCAGGCTCCTTCTCTGCAATCAACCCACAGGACAGGATG AACTATCCTCTTCACGGTAGCGAAGTCAACGGCTTCCACTCGGCCCCCACCACCTACAACCACACGCCCACCATCAACGGAGAAGGCATCATGG CCAACCGAGGCACAGCTGGCAGTTCAGGAGACGAAATTGGGAAGGCTCTTGCCTCA ATTTACCCGTCGGACCACAACAGTAATAACTTCCCCTCAGCTCCATCTACTCCTGGATCTCCTCAGGCTATTGCCG GAGCTCAGTCTCAGTGGCAAAGACCAACCACACCCAACTATGaagcacaaccacacacactg CAAAGTAAATTGGAGGATCGTTTGGAGGAGGCCATCCATGTTCTGCGCAGCCATGCTGTGGGCCAGGGCTTAGAGGGCGCTCCCGATATACACAGCCTGCTGTCCTCGGTACACAACGGGGCCCTCGGGGGCCTCTCTGCAGCTTTCCCCAATGCTAGCCTCGCCCTCAGCAACAGACATCCTGCTATG CAGGGAGGGAAACAAGACGAGGCTTCAGGCCTTCCTCCCAGCAGCACTCTTCCTCACGGGCATCACGCATCCGGACCCACACCGCCCGGGGGCCAGCCCGAAGGCTTCACCA GTCTCCCTGGTGGTTTGGCGCGCTCCACGCACTCCTCCAGCAGCTCAGACATCAAAAGAGAAGACAAAGAGGATGATGAAAACTCATCTGCAGACAAATCCGACGATGAAAAGAAGGAAGCCAAGGCAGCGCGCAATCGACG AAGGGAGGCGTTGACCCTCCAGATGCTCTCTAGCCTTACAGACACGAAAGATGA TAGTCTggatgaagaagaggatgatGAGGACCTTCCCCCTGAAGTGAAGATAGAGCGTGAGAAGGAGCGGCGAGTGGCTAACAATGCCCGCGAGCGCCTCAGAGTACGGGACATCAACGAGGCATTTAAGGAGCTTGGGAAGATGTGCCAGATGCACCTAAGCCACGACAAACCTCAGACCAAACTGCTCATACTGCACCAAGCcgtcaacgtcatcctcaattTAGAACAGCAAGTCAGAG AGCGTAACCTGAACCCCAAGGCAGCGTGTTTAAAACGCCGTGAGGAGGAGAAGGTGTCCGGGATCGGGGAAGCGGCCATGCAGCTCTCAGGAGGCCATCCTAGTATGGGAGGAGACGGCCACAACCCAGTGGGTCACATGTAA
- the tcf3b gene encoding transcription factor 3b isoform X4, whose translation MNEQQQRMAAVGTDKELNDLLDFSAVVSAQDNSILHSWHAKMFAPPVANGKNRTMTLASSQFGGSAIDERSGSGSWGSTEQNSPSFSQGRGYGEGPHYNEHEGLSSPFISAGVAGKNERPPYPPFGSQPGFHPSEIAMPSPDAMSPSGLKSGSQFYPSYPNNPRRRPPDAETQPKKIRKPPGLPSSVYASTSGDEYARDNGGYPGAKPGAVYPGSFYMQEDPWSSSGYSAMLGNSPHIGQPGSFSAINPQDRMKRHPLPLSPQNYPLHGSEVNGFHSAPTTYNHTPTINGEGIMANRGTAGSSGDEIGKALASIYPSDHNSNNFPSAPSTPGSPQAIAGAQSQWQRPTTPNYEAQPHTLQSKLEDRLEEAIHVLRSHAVGQGLEGAPDIHSLLSSVHNGALGGLSAAFPNASLALSNRHPAMQGGKQDEASGLPPSSTLPHGHHASGPTPPGGQPEGFTSLPGGLARSTHSSSSSDIKREDKEDDENSSADKSDDEKKEAKAARNRRREALTLQMLSSLTDTKDDSLDEEEDDEDLPPEVKIEREKERRVANNARERLRVRDINEAFKELGKMCQMHLSHDKPQTKLLILHQAVNVILNLEQQVRERNLNPKAACLKRREEEKVSGIGEAAMQLSGGHPSMGGDGHNPVGHM comes from the exons ATGTTCGCGCCTCCAGTAGCCAATGGGAAGAACAGGACGATGACGCTCGCCAGCAGTCAGTTCGGTGGATCAG CGATAGACGAGCGCAGCGGCTCTGGGTCTTGGGGCTCGACAGAACAGAACAGCCCCTCTTTCAGCCAAGGACGG GGTTATGGTGAAGGTCCCCACTACAATGAACATGAAGGCCTGTCCTCTCCGTTCATCAGTGCAGGGGTTGCAG GTAAAAATGAGAGGCCACCTTACCCTCCCTTTGGAAGCCAG CCTGGTTTTCATCCCAGCGAAATAGCGATGCCCAGCCCAGATGCCATGTCCCCCTCTGGCCTGAAATCCGGCTCCCAGTTTTACCCGTCGTACCCCAACAACCCCAGGAGAAGACCGCCTGACGCAG AAACCCAGCCAAAGAAGATTCGGAAACCCCCTGGCCTGCCGTCTTCG GTGTATGCTTCCACATCTGGTGATGAGTATGCAAGAGACAATGGAGGATATCCCGGTGCTAAGCCTGGAGCCGTCTACCCTGGCTCTTTCTATATGCAAG AAGACCCCTGGTCGTCTTCTGGCTACTCCGCCATGCTGGGTAACTCTCCTCACATCGGACAGCCAGGCTCCTTCTCTGCAATCAACCCACAGGACAGGATG AAGCGTCATCCCCTGCCTCTGTCCCCACAGAACTATCCTCTTCACGGTAGCGAAGTCAACGGCTTCCACTCGGCCCCCACCACCTACAACCACACGCCCACCATCAACGGAGAAGGCATCATGG CCAACCGAGGCACAGCTGGCAGTTCAGGAGACGAAATTGGGAAGGCTCTTGCCTCA ATTTACCCGTCGGACCACAACAGTAATAACTTCCCCTCAGCTCCATCTACTCCTGGATCTCCTCAGGCTATTGCCG GAGCTCAGTCTCAGTGGCAAAGACCAACCACACCCAACTATGaagcacaaccacacacactg CAAAGTAAATTGGAGGATCGTTTGGAGGAGGCCATCCATGTTCTGCGCAGCCATGCTGTGGGCCAGGGCTTAGAGGGCGCTCCCGATATACACAGCCTGCTGTCCTCGGTACACAACGGGGCCCTCGGGGGCCTCTCTGCAGCTTTCCCCAATGCTAGCCTCGCCCTCAGCAACAGACATCCTGCTATG CAGGGAGGGAAACAAGACGAGGCTTCAGGCCTTCCTCCCAGCAGCACTCTTCCTCACGGGCATCACGCATCCGGACCCACACCGCCCGGGGGCCAGCCCGAAGGCTTCACCA GTCTCCCTGGTGGTTTGGCGCGCTCCACGCACTCCTCCAGCAGCTCAGACATCAAAAGAGAAGACAAAGAGGATGATGAAAACTCATCTGCAGACAAATCCGACGATGAAAAGAAGGAAGCCAAGGCAGCGCGCAATCGACG AAGGGAGGCGTTGACCCTCCAGATGCTCTCTAGCCTTACAGACACGAAAGATGA TAGTCTggatgaagaagaggatgatGAGGACCTTCCCCCTGAAGTGAAGATAGAGCGTGAGAAGGAGCGGCGAGTGGCTAACAATGCCCGCGAGCGCCTCAGAGTACGGGACATCAACGAGGCATTTAAGGAGCTTGGGAAGATGTGCCAGATGCACCTAAGCCACGACAAACCTCAGACCAAACTGCTCATACTGCACCAAGCcgtcaacgtcatcctcaattTAGAACAGCAAGTCAGAG AGCGTAACCTGAACCCCAAGGCAGCGTGTTTAAAACGCCGTGAGGAGGAGAAGGTGTCCGGGATCGGGGAAGCGGCCATGCAGCTCTCAGGAGGCCATCCTAGTATGGGAGGAGACGGCCACAACCCAGTGGGTCACATGTAA
- the tcf3b gene encoding transcription factor 3b isoform X3: protein MNEQQQRMAAVGTDKELNDLLDFSAVVSAQDNSILHSWHAKMFAPPVANGKNRTMTLASSQFGGSAIDERSGSGSWGSTEQNSPSFSQGRGYGEGPHYNEHEGLSSPFISAGVAGKNERPPYPPFGSQPGFHPSEIAMPSPDAMSPSGLKSGSQFYPSYPNNPRRRPPDAGIETQPKKIRKPPGLPSSVYASTSGDEYARDNGGYPGAKPGAVYPGSFYMQEDPWSSSGYSAMLGNSPHIGQPGSFSAINPQDRMKRHPLPLSPQNYPLHGSEVNGFHSAPTTYNHTPTINGEGIMANRGTAGSSGDEIGKALASIYPSDHNSNNFPSAPSTPGSPQAIAGAQSQWQRPTTPNYEAQPHTLQSKLEDRLEEAIHVLRSHAVGQGLEGAPDIHSLLSSVHNGALGGLSAAFPNASLALSNRHPAMQGGKQDEASGLPPSSTLPHGHHASGPTPPGGQPEGFTSLPGGLARSTHSSSSSDIKREDKEDDENSSADKSDDEKKEAKAARNRRREALTLQMLSSLTDTKDDLDEEEDDEDLPPEVKIEREKERRVANNARERLRVRDINEAFKELGKMCQMHLSHDKPQTKLLILHQAVNVILNLEQQVRERNLNPKAACLKRREEEKVSGIGEAAMQLSGGHPSMGGDGHNPVGHM, encoded by the exons ATGTTCGCGCCTCCAGTAGCCAATGGGAAGAACAGGACGATGACGCTCGCCAGCAGTCAGTTCGGTGGATCAG CGATAGACGAGCGCAGCGGCTCTGGGTCTTGGGGCTCGACAGAACAGAACAGCCCCTCTTTCAGCCAAGGACGG GGTTATGGTGAAGGTCCCCACTACAATGAACATGAAGGCCTGTCCTCTCCGTTCATCAGTGCAGGGGTTGCAG GTAAAAATGAGAGGCCACCTTACCCTCCCTTTGGAAGCCAG CCTGGTTTTCATCCCAGCGAAATAGCGATGCCCAGCCCAGATGCCATGTCCCCCTCTGGCCTGAAATCCGGCTCCCAGTTTTACCCGTCGTACCCCAACAACCCCAGGAGAAGACCGCCTGACGCAGGTATAG AAACCCAGCCAAAGAAGATTCGGAAACCCCCTGGCCTGCCGTCTTCG GTGTATGCTTCCACATCTGGTGATGAGTATGCAAGAGACAATGGAGGATATCCCGGTGCTAAGCCTGGAGCCGTCTACCCTGGCTCTTTCTATATGCAAG AAGACCCCTGGTCGTCTTCTGGCTACTCCGCCATGCTGGGTAACTCTCCTCACATCGGACAGCCAGGCTCCTTCTCTGCAATCAACCCACAGGACAGGATG AAGCGTCATCCCCTGCCTCTGTCCCCACAGAACTATCCTCTTCACGGTAGCGAAGTCAACGGCTTCCACTCGGCCCCCACCACCTACAACCACACGCCCACCATCAACGGAGAAGGCATCATGG CCAACCGAGGCACAGCTGGCAGTTCAGGAGACGAAATTGGGAAGGCTCTTGCCTCA ATTTACCCGTCGGACCACAACAGTAATAACTTCCCCTCAGCTCCATCTACTCCTGGATCTCCTCAGGCTATTGCCG GAGCTCAGTCTCAGTGGCAAAGACCAACCACACCCAACTATGaagcacaaccacacacactg CAAAGTAAATTGGAGGATCGTTTGGAGGAGGCCATCCATGTTCTGCGCAGCCATGCTGTGGGCCAGGGCTTAGAGGGCGCTCCCGATATACACAGCCTGCTGTCCTCGGTACACAACGGGGCCCTCGGGGGCCTCTCTGCAGCTTTCCCCAATGCTAGCCTCGCCCTCAGCAACAGACATCCTGCTATG CAGGGAGGGAAACAAGACGAGGCTTCAGGCCTTCCTCCCAGCAGCACTCTTCCTCACGGGCATCACGCATCCGGACCCACACCGCCCGGGGGCCAGCCCGAAGGCTTCACCA GTCTCCCTGGTGGTTTGGCGCGCTCCACGCACTCCTCCAGCAGCTCAGACATCAAAAGAGAAGACAAAGAGGATGATGAAAACTCATCTGCAGACAAATCCGACGATGAAAAGAAGGAAGCCAAGGCAGCGCGCAATCGACG AAGGGAGGCGTTGACCCTCCAGATGCTCTCTAGCCTTACAGACACGAAAGATGA TCTggatgaagaagaggatgatGAGGACCTTCCCCCTGAAGTGAAGATAGAGCGTGAGAAGGAGCGGCGAGTGGCTAACAATGCCCGCGAGCGCCTCAGAGTACGGGACATCAACGAGGCATTTAAGGAGCTTGGGAAGATGTGCCAGATGCACCTAAGCCACGACAAACCTCAGACCAAACTGCTCATACTGCACCAAGCcgtcaacgtcatcctcaattTAGAACAGCAAGTCAGAG AGCGTAACCTGAACCCCAAGGCAGCGTGTTTAAAACGCCGTGAGGAGGAGAAGGTGTCCGGGATCGGGGAAGCGGCCATGCAGCTCTCAGGAGGCCATCCTAGTATGGGAGGAGACGGCCACAACCCAGTGGGTCACATGTAA